In Chryseobacterium oranimense, a single window of DNA contains:
- a CDS encoding prephenate dehydrogenase produces the protein MKISIIGTGLIGGSMALKLREKGMADFIYGIDNNQQHISEALSLNIIDAGTDLEYGVKNADFIIIAVPVDSARKLLPGVLDLISDKQTVMDAGSTKAGIVNAVKDHPKRSRFVAFHPMWGTENSGPESAVSESFTGKAGVICNKEESAADALQLAEKVAESLDMHLIYMNAEDHDIHTAYISHISHITSYALANTVLEKEREEETIFQLASSGFSSTVRLAKSHPEMWVPIFKQNKENVLDVLNEHITQLRKFKAALEKENYEYLEELISNANRIRGILR, from the coding sequence ATGAAAATAAGTATTATTGGTACAGGGTTAATCGGAGGCTCTATGGCTTTAAAGTTAAGGGAAAAAGGCATGGCAGACTTCATCTACGGAATCGACAATAACCAGCAGCATATCAGTGAAGCATTGAGCCTTAATATCATTGATGCCGGTACGGATCTGGAATATGGTGTTAAAAATGCCGACTTTATTATTATTGCTGTTCCTGTTGATTCAGCCAGAAAACTATTGCCCGGAGTCCTGGACCTTATATCCGATAAACAGACTGTGATGGATGCCGGATCTACTAAAGCCGGAATTGTAAATGCTGTGAAAGATCATCCTAAGCGTTCAAGGTTCGTAGCCTTCCACCCGATGTGGGGTACAGAAAACAGCGGTCCAGAATCTGCCGTTTCCGAGAGTTTTACCGGAAAGGCCGGGGTAATCTGCAATAAGGAAGAATCTGCTGCCGATGCGCTTCAGTTGGCCGAAAAAGTGGCAGAAAGCCTGGATATGCACCTGATCTACATGAATGCTGAGGATCATGACATTCATACAGCTTATATTTCACATATTTCACATATTACATCCTATGCTCTTGCCAATACTGTTCTGGAAAAAGAACGCGAAGAGGAGACCATTTTCCAGCTTGCCAGTTCCGGTTTTTCCAGTACGGTACGTCTTGCCAAATCTCACCCTGAAATGTGGGTTCCGATCTTTAAACAGAACAAAGAAAACGTACTGGATGTCCTGAATGAGCACATCACCCAGCTTAGAAAATTCAAGGCTGCACTGGAAAAGGAAAACTATGAATACCTTGAAGAGCTGATCAGCAATGCTAACAGGATCAGGGGAATTTTGAGGTAA
- a CDS encoding L-serine ammonia-lyase, protein MESISVFEIIKVGIGPSSSHTMGPWNAASAFIRIIKRERSIEEVKEVFLEFFGSLAKTGIGHGTDIAGMLGLNGEDFTTINTSKIDEKIEKIKKDQIINLGGEKEIPFIYGHHLVLNMHKSLDFHPNGMIFKAVFEDGTELIQDFYSVGGGFIASQEKNSIQKHCVRTLYPCHHGSDIIKYCEKLGFERFSDLILVNEESWRSQEETRKEALNIWRNIKECIYKGVNKEGILPGGLNVTRRAAGINRKLLGDKIYTNIDEWFQQVVDAEENFTNINKWIACFALAVNEENASFGRIITAPTNGASGVIPAVLMYSQAFTEFTSEDDIVRFLLVAGEIGTLFKKNATISAAMGGCQAEIGVSSAMAAAGLTEILGGSIGQVLMAAEIAMEHHLGLTCDPIRGLVQIPCIERNTMGAMKAITAANIALESDPAKAKVTLDEVIQTMWETALSMSDRFKETSEGGLAIAVNVPEC, encoded by the coding sequence ATGGAATCAATATCGGTTTTTGAAATTATTAAAGTAGGAATAGGCCCGTCCAGTTCACATACGATGGGGCCTTGGAATGCAGCGTCTGCATTCATCAGAATTATAAAAAGAGAAAGATCAATTGAAGAGGTGAAGGAAGTTTTCCTCGAATTCTTTGGTTCTTTGGCCAAAACGGGGATCGGGCATGGAACAGATATTGCCGGAATGCTCGGCTTGAACGGCGAAGATTTTACAACCATCAATACCTCAAAAATTGATGAAAAAATAGAGAAAATAAAAAAAGACCAGATCATTAACCTGGGAGGGGAAAAAGAAATCCCTTTCATTTATGGGCATCATTTGGTTTTAAATATGCATAAATCCCTTGATTTTCATCCTAACGGAATGATTTTTAAGGCTGTTTTTGAAGATGGAACCGAGCTTATTCAGGACTTTTATTCTGTAGGCGGGGGATTCATTGCCAGCCAGGAAAAAAACTCTATACAGAAGCACTGTGTGCGGACCTTATATCCATGCCATCATGGTTCGGATATTATAAAATACTGTGAAAAGTTAGGATTTGAAAGATTTTCAGACCTGATCCTTGTCAATGAAGAAAGCTGGAGATCCCAGGAAGAAACGAGGAAGGAAGCTCTGAATATCTGGAGAAACATTAAAGAATGCATCTACAAAGGAGTTAATAAAGAAGGTATCTTACCGGGAGGCTTAAATGTTACCAGAAGAGCTGCAGGGATCAACAGGAAGCTATTGGGAGATAAAATCTATACCAATATTGATGAATGGTTTCAGCAGGTTGTGGATGCGGAAGAGAATTTCACGAATATCAATAAATGGATTGCCTGTTTTGCCCTCGCAGTCAATGAAGAGAATGCCAGTTTCGGAAGGATTATCACAGCACCTACCAATGGCGCCAGCGGTGTGATTCCGGCAGTTTTAATGTATTCGCAGGCCTTTACAGAATTCACAAGTGAAGATGATATCGTAAGATTTTTGCTTGTAGCCGGAGAGATCGGAACTTTATTCAAGAAAAATGCAACAATTTCTGCTGCAATGGGTGGATGCCAGGCGGAAATAGGAGTTTCTTCTGCAATGGCAGCAGCAGGGCTTACGGAAATTTTAGGAGGAAGCATTGGCCAGGTGTTGATGGCGGCGGAAATCGCTATGGAACATCACCTGGGGCTTACCTGCGATCCGATCAGAGGACTTGTCCAGATTCCGTGTATTGAAAGAAATACAATGGGTGCCATGAAAGCAATCACAGCAGCCAATATTGCCCTTGAAAGTGATCCTGCTAAAGCAAAAGTAACATTGGATGAGGTAATTCAGACGATGTGGGAAACCGCTTTGTCCATGAGTGACCGCTTCAAGGAAACCTCAGAAGGAGGGTTGGCCATTGCAGTGAATGTCCCTGAATGTTAA
- a CDS encoding ammonium transporter — translation MKIGLKWIVSFSVITLVAFGGLFWSPVADLPNTGNFLSEDKIVGADVAWILAAAGLVLLMTPGLSFFYGGMVGKKNVISTMLQSFIALGVISILWVVVGFSLSFGDSLGFDINGVHYGIIGNPLSYPFFSHVGALPHKMMASTIPFVLFALFQMKFAVITPALITGSFAERVRFISYLLFMVLFSLFIYTPLCHMVWHPDGLLNKYFGVKDFAGGTVVHMSAGFAALAGALVLGNRKNPHHEPSNIPYVLLGTGMLWFGWFGFNAGSALSANASAATAFGTTTIASASAMMTWIFFDRINGRSVSALGACIGAVVGLVAITPGCGFVSIPESLFIGFATAIVSNLMVNWKALKKIDDTLDVFACHGVGGIMGMILTAVFAHGENASLLHGGIEVFAHHMAALVLVSVFTFFGSLLLYKITNAMITLRVSEESEEKGLDISQHEESLKW, via the coding sequence ATGAAAATTGGTTTAAAATGGATCGTGTCATTCTCTGTCATTACCCTTGTGGCATTCGGAGGATTATTCTGGAGCCCTGTAGCAGATCTTCCCAACACAGGAAACTTTCTTAGCGAAGACAAGATTGTAGGAGCAGACGTGGCCTGGATTCTTGCTGCTGCCGGACTTGTATTGCTGATGACGCCCGGGTTGTCATTCTTCTACGGAGGAATGGTAGGAAAGAAAAATGTAATTTCTACAATGCTCCAAAGTTTTATTGCCCTTGGTGTTATTTCTATTTTATGGGTGGTTGTCGGATTCTCCCTGTCATTTGGTGATTCTTTAGGCTTTGACATTAATGGAGTCCATTACGGAATCATAGGAAACCCGTTGAGTTATCCGTTTTTCAGCCATGTTGGGGCATTACCTCACAAAATGATGGCTTCCACTATTCCTTTCGTCCTTTTTGCCCTTTTTCAGATGAAATTTGCTGTGATTACTCCGGCTCTTATTACAGGTTCCTTTGCCGAGCGTGTACGTTTTATTTCTTATCTGCTGTTCATGGTGCTTTTCAGCTTATTCATTTATACACCGCTCTGTCATATGGTTTGGCATCCTGACGGACTTTTGAATAAATATTTTGGAGTAAAGGATTTTGCAGGCGGAACGGTTGTCCATATGAGTGCCGGTTTTGCTGCTTTAGCAGGTGCTTTAGTACTTGGAAACAGGAAAAACCCGCATCATGAGCCATCCAATATTCCTTATGTCCTTCTTGGAACCGGAATGCTGTGGTTCGGGTGGTTCGGTTTTAATGCAGGTTCTGCCTTAAGTGCAAACGCTTCTGCAGCAACAGCTTTTGGAACCACTACCATTGCTTCCGCCTCCGCAATGATGACCTGGATATTCTTTGACAGGATCAACGGAAGAAGCGTTTCCGCATTGGGAGCCTGCATCGGGGCTGTTGTAGGACTTGTCGCCATTACTCCCGGCTGTGGTTTTGTAAGTATCCCGGAAAGCCTTTTTATAGGATTTGCAACAGCTATTGTTTCCAATCTCATGGTGAACTGGAAAGCTTTAAAGAAGATAGATGATACCCTGGATGTTTTTGCATGCCATGGAGTAGGAGGAATTATGGGAATGATCCTTACCGCTGTTTTTGCCCATGGTGAAAATGCCAGCCTTCTTCACGGAGGGATTGAGGTTTTTGCCCATCATATGGCCGCTTTGGTGCTAGTTTCGGTTTTTACGTTTTTTGGCTCCCTGCTTTTATATAAAATAACCAATGCGATGATTACCCTCAGGGTTTCCGAAGAGTCTGAAGAGAAAGGACTTGATATTTCCCAGCACGAAGAAAGCCTGAAATGGTAA
- a CDS encoding alpha/beta hydrolase has product MKIYVVSGLGADFKVLERLEFPENCELVFIDWLIPEKNEPFHSYVARMAEKVDDSEPFCLLGYSFGGIMVQEINKLKPAQKVVILGSIKSDKEKSKFIKTGEITKLPRILPVGMFNDKAANVYSVVRKLFDPKNPRLLQYFRVRDPYYLKWSVEKVSEWKFEETPEVIQILGDKDIVFPIKYSKPDYIIKGGTHLFPATKYKEVSKILKEVFV; this is encoded by the coding sequence ATGAAAATTTATGTAGTAAGCGGTCTCGGAGCAGATTTTAAAGTGCTTGAAAGACTGGAATTTCCCGAAAACTGTGAATTGGTTTTTATAGACTGGCTTATCCCTGAAAAAAACGAACCTTTTCACTCCTATGTAGCAAGAATGGCGGAAAAAGTAGACGATTCCGAGCCGTTTTGCCTGTTGGGATATTCATTTGGCGGTATTATGGTACAGGAAATCAATAAGCTGAAGCCCGCACAAAAGGTGGTCATATTGGGAAGCATTAAATCAGATAAGGAAAAATCCAAATTTATAAAGACCGGCGAGATTACAAAGCTTCCACGCATACTTCCTGTAGGAATGTTTAACGACAAAGCGGCGAATGTATACTCTGTAGTCAGAAAGCTGTTTGATCCTAAAAATCCGAGGCTTCTCCAATATTTCAGGGTCAGAGATCCTTATTATCTGAAATGGTCTGTAGAAAAGGTTTCCGAGTGGAAGTTTGAGGAAACACCGGAGGTTATCCAGATATTGGGAGATAAGGACATTGTTTTTCCTATTAAATATTCAAAGCCGGATTATATCATCAAAGGCGGGACTCATCTTTTTCCGGCTACAAAATATAAAGAAGTATCTAAAATATTAAAGGAAGTGTTTGTTTAA
- a CDS encoding YceI family protein yields the protein MKRLLLFAMMCVSISFVSAQKKFDKVSKVTSSEIRWWGYKVVKTEASSHSGTVKLKSGKFNFDKTVLVDGEFIIDMRSMMAGDVSDEDQIKLTNDLKSTNFFEVKKFPIAKFHLTKIIPLANSEYNSTVYGDVTIKGVRKTISFPANVYVTQFTVVMESAKFSLNRRDFKVFYQSSLKDYFIKNEMDIQFKVSTEKLDNDNRVPVKKK from the coding sequence ATGAAAAGATTACTATTGTTTGCTATGATGTGTGTGAGCATATCATTTGTTTCTGCACAGAAGAAATTTGATAAGGTTTCAAAAGTGACTTCATCGGAGATCAGGTGGTGGGGATATAAAGTTGTAAAAACTGAAGCTTCTTCACATTCAGGGACGGTAAAGCTGAAAAGCGGAAAATTCAATTTTGATAAAACAGTCCTTGTAGATGGAGAATTCATTATAGATATGAGAAGCATGATGGCGGGAGATGTTTCAGATGAAGATCAGATAAAGCTTACCAATGATCTGAAAAGCACCAACTTTTTTGAAGTGAAGAAATTCCCGATTGCAAAATTCCATCTGACTAAAATTATTCCTTTGGCAAACAGTGAGTATAATTCAACAGTATACGGGGATGTGACCATCAAAGGAGTTAGAAAAACAATTTCTTTCCCGGCAAACGTATATGTAACCCAGTTTACGGTAGTGATGGAATCTGCGAAATTCTCATTAAACAGAAGAGATTTCAAAGTATTCTACCAGTCTTCACTGAAAGATTATTTCATCAAGAACGAAATGGACATCCAGTTCAAAGTTTCTACGGAAAAGCTGGATAACGACAACAGAGTTCCTGTAAAGAAAAAGTAG
- a CDS encoding YceI family protein, producing the protein MKKIFLLAVLAGGLAFGQSKKVVASDVHWWGYKVAKSEASSHDGTVKVKSGDMIMKGNNLVGGSFVLDMTSITSTDLTGEYQQKLNGHLKTGDFFEVEKFPTASFKITSVKKNSDKIYNSLVTGNLTVKGKTNTITFPAKIAYSKGVVSLVSDKFSFDRQKFDIAYKSTMQDVFVKDDIDILVKVTAK; encoded by the coding sequence ATGAAAAAAATATTCTTATTAGCAGTTTTAGCCGGAGGCCTTGCATTCGGACAGTCAAAAAAAGTAGTAGCATCTGATGTTCATTGGTGGGGATACAAAGTAGCAAAATCTGAGGCAAGTTCTCATGACGGTACTGTGAAAGTAAAATCCGGAGACATGATCATGAAAGGAAACAACCTGGTAGGAGGTAGTTTTGTTTTAGATATGACTTCTATCACTTCAACTGACCTTACCGGAGAATACCAGCAGAAATTAAACGGACACCTTAAGACCGGTGATTTCTTTGAAGTTGAAAAATTCCCGACTGCTTCTTTCAAAATTACTTCTGTAAAGAAAAACAGTGATAAGATCTATAACTCTTTAGTAACAGGAAACCTTACTGTAAAAGGAAAAACAAATACTATTACTTTCCCTGCCAAGATTGCTTACAGCAAAGGTGTAGTAAGTCTGGTTTCTGATAAATTCTCTTTCGACAGACAGAAATTTGATATTGCTTACAAGTCTACGATGCAGGATGTTTTTGTGAAAGATGACATCGATATTCTTGTAAAGGTGACTGCTAAATAA
- a CDS encoding glucokinase, which yields MILNPKFPLYLPGVENTNNDNVTIIGASLREDITILGYFASGNGGLEAKIQNEYNTKDYTSFSDILRKFIQDNQLANVKRLAVAVPGPVIDGKSSPARLGWDLDIEEYTRDFGFEKGDMLNDLEASAYGMALLEDSDLDPIYTSGHLEKGNVAILAPGNGLGEAGYFFDGKNLRPFATEGGHSEFSPRTNVEVEFYQFLNNIYGIVSWENVLSKTGLFNIYRFLRDVKRHPEPEWLAERLAQGNFVEEIYKAAVEEDVLICKIALDTFVEFLAREANNLVLKLKATGGLLISGDIPQTIREYIDKDKFYDKFKISDKMEGLLKNTPIYLIKQNHTALKGAALYTAYYQN from the coding sequence ATGATTTTGAATCCAAAATTTCCGCTTTATTTACCTGGAGTAGAGAATACCAATAATGATAATGTAACGATCATTGGTGCAAGTCTCCGTGAAGATATAACAATCTTAGGCTATTTTGCTTCCGGTAACGGAGGCCTTGAGGCAAAAATTCAGAATGAATATAATACTAAAGATTATACTTCATTTTCTGATATATTAAGAAAATTCATTCAGGATAATCAGCTGGCCAATGTGAAACGACTGGCGGTGGCTGTACCCGGACCTGTAATTGATGGTAAAAGTAGCCCTGCGAGATTAGGGTGGGACTTGGATATTGAAGAATATACCAGAGATTTCGGTTTTGAGAAAGGAGATATGCTGAACGACCTTGAAGCATCAGCCTACGGAATGGCGCTTCTTGAGGACAGTGATCTGGACCCGATCTATACCAGCGGACATCTTGAAAAAGGAAATGTAGCGATCCTGGCTCCCGGAAACGGACTGGGTGAAGCCGGCTATTTCTTTGACGGGAAGAACCTGAGACCTTTTGCAACGGAAGGCGGGCACTCCGAATTCTCTCCGAGAACCAATGTTGAAGTTGAGTTTTATCAGTTCCTAAACAATATCTACGGTATTGTGAGCTGGGAAAATGTACTTTCTAAAACAGGTCTCTTCAATATTTACAGATTCCTGAGAGATGTAAAAAGGCATCCGGAGCCGGAATGGCTGGCAGAACGTCTTGCTCAGGGCAACTTTGTAGAAGAAATTTACAAGGCTGCTGTAGAAGAAGATGTTCTTATCTGTAAAATTGCTTTAGATACCTTTGTTGAATTCCTTGCAAGAGAGGCAAACAACCTTGTCCTGAAGCTTAAAGCAACGGGTGGGTTACTGATTTCGGGAGATATTCCGCAAACCATCAGGGAGTATATCGATAAGGATAAATTCTATGATAAGTTTAAGATCAGTGATAAAATGGAAGGATTGCTTAAAAACACTCCGATCTATTTGATTAAGCAGAACCACACGGCGCTAAAAGGTGCCGCACTGTATACCGCTTACTATCAGAATTAG
- a CDS encoding DUF1800 family protein, translating into MSDSLLHNKHLLWRAGFGIGINQIEDLANKDIKLLVSDLFTQENFTEIGYETPDADVSDYTMDSRTPAEKKKEMQQMLRQQNNELNLNFLEKMVNGKDQMREKMAFFWHGHFATRINNSKFNKQLLNTIRKNALGNFKDLLFEVSQSPAMLNFLNNQQNKKGHPNENFAREVMELFTMGRGNYTEKDIREAARAFTGWGYDKEGYFKERTNLHDAGSKTFLGKTGNFTGSDILNIILEQKATAKFITSKIYRFFVNENADSTIVEQLSTNLYNSGYDIQKLMSEIFSSSWFYDKKNIGNRIKSPIELMAGMMRMLPMNIQNPENLIVYQKLLGQMLLYPPNVSGWPSGRSWIDSSTLMLRLKIPQIWSGLRPLEYSPRQDDDIDMGMKSRETAFNKSFKNPNITIDWSRLEKVFADKKCEDYLIQNTKTLDMDSVKNFSDKSMKMNIINLMSTPEYQLS; encoded by the coding sequence ATGTCCGATTCATTATTACATAATAAACATTTACTCTGGCGTGCCGGTTTCGGAATTGGAATCAACCAGATTGAGGACCTGGCAAACAAAGACATAAAACTGCTGGTCAGTGACTTGTTTACACAGGAAAATTTCACAGAAATCGGTTATGAAACCCCTGATGCAGATGTTTCAGACTATACAATGGATAGCAGAACGCCAGCGGAAAAGAAGAAAGAGATGCAGCAGATGCTGAGGCAGCAAAACAATGAACTGAACCTAAATTTTCTGGAAAAGATGGTGAACGGCAAAGATCAGATGAGGGAAAAGATGGCATTTTTCTGGCACGGCCATTTTGCCACCAGGATCAATAATTCAAAATTTAATAAACAGCTTCTCAATACCATAAGGAAAAATGCACTGGGAAACTTTAAAGATCTTCTTTTTGAAGTGAGCCAATCTCCTGCCATGCTGAATTTCCTCAACAACCAGCAAAACAAAAAAGGCCATCCGAACGAAAATTTCGCCCGCGAGGTGATGGAATTATTTACAATGGGAAGGGGAAATTACACTGAAAAAGATATCAGGGAAGCTGCCAGAGCCTTTACAGGCTGGGGATATGACAAGGAAGGTTATTTTAAAGAAAGAACAAATCTTCATGATGCAGGTTCTAAAACATTCCTGGGAAAAACCGGAAATTTCACTGGAAGTGATATTTTAAACATAATCCTTGAGCAGAAGGCTACAGCAAAATTTATCACATCAAAAATCTACAGGTTCTTCGTAAATGAAAATGCAGACAGTACTATTGTAGAGCAATTAAGCACAAACCTCTACAATTCCGGGTACGATATCCAAAAACTGATGTCCGAAATCTTTTCCAGTTCGTGGTTTTATGATAAAAAGAATATCGGAAACCGGATCAAGTCTCCTATAGAACTGATGGCAGGAATGATGCGGATGCTTCCTATGAATATTCAGAATCCGGAAAACCTCATCGTCTATCAGAAGCTGCTGGGGCAAATGCTTCTCTATCCGCCCAATGTATCAGGATGGCCAAGCGGGAGATCATGGATAGACAGCTCAACCCTGATGCTGAGACTGAAGATTCCACAAATCTGGTCAGGATTGCGCCCTTTAGAATACAGCCCGAGACAGGACGACGATATCGACATGGGAATGAAATCCCGTGAAACCGCTTTCAACAAATCTTTTAAGAATCCTAATATTACCATCGACTGGAGCAGGCTTGAAAAAGTATTTGCAGACAAAAAGTGTGAAGATTATCTGATCCAGAATACCAAAACTCTTGATATGGATTCTGTGAAGAATTTTTCGGATAAAAGTATGAAGATGAATATTATTAATTTGATGTCTACACCGGAATACCAGTTAAGTTAG
- a CDS encoding DUF1501 domain-containing protein — MLIKRREFLKISSLATASLMMPNFLKAMTLDEALEPNQKILVVLQFTGGNDGLNTIIPSKNDIYFKERNSIAIRDSLPLNDETGINPALSYFKELFDNGELSVMNNVGYPDPDKSHFRSMDIWHSASRSDEFLETGWLGRFLDEECYRCEHPTQALEVDDMLSLALKGENNKAFAFKDPKRLYQTSQEKYFKSLYDHHHDDETVSYLYQTLGSTINNADYIFEKSKSKKTEQTYPNSQLGKDFKTAASLIKSDINTQVYYLSVGSFDTHVNQNDRQKKLFSDINEAVKSFVTDLKSNGLFENVLLMTFSEFGRRVAQNASNGTDHGTANQMFFISGGLKKKGLLNALPDLQKLNEGDLIYTEDFRKVYATVLKNWLKADSSKVLGWKNGIYDFI, encoded by the coding sequence ATGCTAATCAAAAGAAGAGAATTCCTTAAAATAAGTTCATTAGCTACCGCATCACTCATGATGCCCAATTTCCTGAAAGCAATGACACTGGACGAGGCACTGGAGCCGAATCAGAAAATTCTTGTGGTGCTGCAGTTTACAGGGGGAAATGATGGGTTAAATACCATTATTCCATCAAAAAATGATATTTATTTCAAGGAAAGGAACAGTATCGCGATCAGAGATTCTTTACCGCTGAATGATGAAACAGGAATCAATCCGGCACTTTCCTATTTTAAAGAACTTTTCGACAACGGTGAGCTTTCGGTGATGAATAATGTAGGGTATCCGGATCCGGATAAATCGCATTTCAGAAGTATGGATATCTGGCATTCTGCAAGCCGCAGTGATGAATTCCTGGAAACCGGATGGCTGGGACGTTTTCTTGATGAAGAATGCTATCGGTGCGAGCATCCCACACAGGCCCTGGAAGTTGATGACATGCTGAGCCTTGCATTGAAAGGGGAAAACAATAAAGCATTTGCCTTCAAAGATCCGAAAAGGCTTTACCAAACGAGCCAGGAGAAGTATTTTAAATCTCTCTACGATCATCATCATGACGATGAAACTGTATCTTATTTATATCAGACTTTAGGCTCTACTATTAATAATGCCGATTATATTTTCGAAAAAAGTAAGTCTAAAAAAACGGAACAGACCTACCCAAATTCTCAGCTGGGAAAGGATTTTAAAACCGCAGCTTCCCTGATTAAATCTGACATCAATACGCAGGTTTATTACCTTTCCGTAGGAAGTTTTGATACCCATGTCAATCAAAATGACAGGCAGAAGAAACTTTTCAGCGATATTAATGAAGCAGTAAAATCTTTTGTAACTGATCTGAAAAGCAATGGCCTTTTTGAAAATGTGCTGTTAATGACTTTTTCAGAATTTGGAAGAAGGGTTGCCCAAAATGCCAGCAACGGAACAGATCATGGTACAGCTAACCAAATGTTTTTTATAAGCGGTGGTCTTAAAAAGAAAGGGCTGCTGAATGCACTTCCTGATCTGCAGAAACTAAATGAAGGTGATCTGATCTATACCGAAGATTTCAGAAAAGTTTATGCTACTGTTCTTAAAAACTGGCTTAAAGCGGATTCTTCAAAAGTTCTGGGCTGGAAGAACGGGATCTATGATTTTATATAA
- a CDS encoding RtcB family protein encodes MGTQGDGNHFLFVGKSKNTGNTMLVTHHGSRAPGAALYDKGMKVANRFRQEISPETLKENAWIPFDTEEGQAYWEALQLIRVWTKENHSNIHDAVLNKLGREKQDRYWNEHNFVFRDGDLFYHAKGATPLDDKFMPDITGPRLIPLNMSEPVLIVQGTTNERNLGFAPHGAGRNFSRSQHKRSLAHKTTEEIFNEETEGLDIRFFSNEIDISELPSAYKSAKNVRAQIEEYGLCEVLDEVMPYGCIMAGDVQKNAPWKKKKKFRKA; translated from the coding sequence ATGGGGACCCAGGGAGACGGAAACCATTTCCTGTTCGTAGGAAAGTCTAAAAATACAGGAAATACGATGCTGGTTACCCATCACGGTTCAAGAGCTCCGGGTGCCGCTCTTTATGATAAAGGAATGAAGGTCGCTAATCGTTTCAGACAGGAAATCTCTCCTGAAACATTAAAAGAGAATGCATGGATTCCTTTCGATACGGAAGAAGGACAGGCCTATTGGGAAGCGCTTCAGTTAATAAGAGTATGGACCAAGGAAAATCATTCGAACATTCATGATGCGGTTTTAAATAAGCTGGGAAGAGAAAAGCAGGATAGATACTGGAATGAGCATAATTTTGTCTTCAGAGATGGTGATTTGTTTTATCATGCTAAAGGAGCTACTCCTCTGGATGACAAGTTTATGCCGGATATCACAGGACCAAGACTGATTCCGCTGAATATGTCCGAACCCGTTTTGATCGTTCAGGGAACAACTAATGAGAGAAACTTAGGTTTTGCACCGCATGGAGCAGGAAGAAATTTCAGCAGAAGCCAGCATAAGAGATCTTTAGCTCATAAAACGACTGAGGAAATCTTCAATGAGGAAACAGAAGGATTAGATATCCGTTTCTTCTCCAATGAAATTGATATTTCCGAACTGCCAAGCGCTTATAAAAGTGCCAAAAATGTAAGAGCACAGATTGAAGAATATGGTCTTTGCGAAGTCCTGGATGAGGTGATGCCTTACGGGTGTATCATGGCCGGAGACGTTCAGAAGAATGCACCCTGGAAGAAAAAAAAGAAATTCAGAAAAGCATAA
- a CDS encoding transposase, with amino-acid sequence MMNFKNINIGELIETKWAEAEISIERTCKFFKLNEDEIMQMFHQDSINTDMLLKWSKLLEYDFFRIYSQHLILFGPPSNIYGKNAKQKKQASSLPTFKKNLYTREIIDFILELMHTGEKTKSDITQEYGIPKTTLYKWIQKHKTT; translated from the coding sequence ATGATGAATTTCAAAAATATAAACATCGGGGAGCTCATAGAAACAAAATGGGCAGAGGCAGAAATATCAATAGAAAGAACATGTAAATTCTTTAAATTGAACGAAGATGAAATAATGCAAATGTTTCATCAAGATTCGATTAATACGGATATGCTGCTAAAATGGTCTAAATTATTAGAATATGATTTTTTCAGGATCTATTCTCAGCATCTCATACTCTTCGGGCCGCCTTCTAATATATATGGAAAAAATGCGAAACAAAAAAAACAAGCTTCATCATTACCCACATTTAAAAAGAATCTATATACACGGGAGATTATAGATTTCATTTTAGAATTAATGCACACAGGAGAAAAAACAAAAAGTGATATTACACAAGAATATGGAATTCCCAAAACTACATTATACAAATGGATTCAAAAACACAAAACAACGTAA
- a CDS encoding helix-turn-helix domain-containing protein — translation MDSKTQNNVIKPNYKKIYTDLILKKFPEKMSVCLSILEKDNFCLLDILTVNKLIFDIPGKETLVFNQKLRSYDEETIEKILTYQMKYRLNNTQVANHFKLSRNSVAKWKRIYQVKY, via the coding sequence ATGGATTCAAAAACACAAAACAACGTAATTAAGCCTAATTATAAAAAAATTTACACAGATCTGATTCTTAAAAAATTTCCTGAGAAAATGTCTGTTTGCCTTTCTATTTTAGAAAAAGACAACTTTTGCTTATTAGATATACTTACCGTAAACAAATTGATCTTTGATATTCCCGGAAAGGAAACATTAGTTTTTAATCAAAAACTACGGTCTTATGACGAGGAAACTATCGAGAAAATTCTGACTTATCAAATGAAGTATCGCCTTAATAATACACAAGTCGCCAATCATTTCAAGCTAAGCAGAAATTCTGTAGCGAAATGGAAAAGAATTTATCAAGTAAAGTACTAA